The Actinopolyspora erythraea genome has a segment encoding these proteins:
- a CDS encoding phospho-sugar mutase, translating into MSWQQRPAEAAREWMAREVDEADRRELAELCRAAAAGDEAARVELAERVSGSPAFGTAGMRAPIRAGPNGMNRAVVIRTTAGLAAWLAGHDAGGTVVVGHDARHGSRRFAEDAADVLCAAGFDVRVLPEPLPTPVLARATRALGAVAGVQLTASHNPPADNGYKVYLAGGDPLVSPHDTEIERAISEVGGADAVPRERGWHHHERALPEYLDRVAALPRGDARKLRVAATALHGVGAEPLREALRRAGFTDTHFVASQRDPDPDFPTVEFPNPEEEGATDAVLELARDVDADLAVALDPDADRCALGIRTPEGSWRMLRGDETGVLLGEHVLATLDSGRHPDPLVATTIVSSAMLRSVARDHGVRYDETLTGFKWLMRAGADGRSAGLVYAYEEALGHCVDPEHVRDKDGIATAVLACDLAATLARDGGTLLERLAELEIRHGVHETGQLSVRMTDPSTIAATMRRLREQPPGELAGAPVETRDLLPEADVLILRDSADEGTGRRVVIRPSGTEPKLKCYLQTIAPVVGADERDGLTAARSEARELLTTLTSEVRSLLES; encoded by the coding sequence ATGTCCTGGCAACAGCGGCCCGCGGAGGCCGCGCGGGAGTGGATGGCCCGCGAGGTCGACGAGGCCGACCGGCGGGAGCTGGCCGAGTTGTGCCGGGCCGCGGCGGCCGGGGACGAGGCGGCCCGGGTCGAGCTCGCCGAGCGGGTCTCCGGCTCCCCCGCTTTCGGCACGGCCGGGATGCGCGCGCCGATCCGGGCGGGTCCGAACGGGATGAACCGCGCGGTGGTGATCCGCACGACCGCCGGGCTGGCCGCCTGGCTCGCCGGGCACGACGCGGGAGGCACCGTGGTCGTCGGCCACGACGCCAGGCACGGTTCCCGCCGCTTCGCCGAGGACGCGGCCGACGTGCTGTGCGCGGCCGGGTTCGACGTGCGGGTGCTGCCGGAACCGCTGCCGACCCCGGTGCTGGCCCGCGCGACACGCGCGCTGGGGGCCGTGGCGGGGGTGCAGCTGACCGCCTCGCACAATCCGCCCGCCGACAACGGTTACAAGGTCTATCTGGCGGGCGGCGACCCGCTGGTGTCCCCTCACGACACCGAGATCGAGCGGGCCATCTCGGAGGTGGGAGGCGCCGACGCCGTGCCGCGCGAACGCGGTTGGCACCACCACGAGCGAGCACTGCCCGAATACCTCGACCGGGTGGCCGCGCTGCCGCGCGGCGATGCCCGGAAACTGCGGGTGGCTGCGACGGCGCTGCACGGGGTGGGCGCCGAACCGCTGCGGGAGGCGCTGCGGCGGGCCGGTTTCACCGACACGCACTTCGTAGCCTCGCAGCGGGATCCCGACCCCGACTTCCCCACTGTGGAGTTCCCCAATCCGGAGGAGGAGGGCGCCACCGACGCCGTGCTCGAACTCGCCCGCGACGTCGATGCCGACCTCGCCGTGGCGCTAGACCCGGACGCGGACCGGTGCGCGCTCGGGATCCGCACCCCGGAAGGAAGTTGGCGGATGCTGCGCGGGGACGAGACCGGCGTGCTGCTCGGCGAGCACGTGCTGGCCACGCTCGACTCCGGACGCCACCCCGATCCGCTGGTGGCCACCACGATCGTCTCCTCTGCCATGCTGCGGTCCGTGGCGCGTGACCACGGGGTGCGCTACGACGAGACGCTCACCGGGTTCAAGTGGCTGATGCGCGCGGGGGCGGACGGCAGGTCCGCCGGACTGGTCTACGCCTACGAGGAAGCGCTGGGCCACTGCGTGGATCCGGAGCACGTGCGGGACAAGGACGGCATCGCCACGGCGGTGCTGGCCTGCGACTTGGCGGCCACACTGGCGCGTGACGGCGGGACGCTGCTGGAGCGGCTGGCCGAGCTGGAGATCAGGCACGGAGTGCACGAGACCGGACAGCTGTCGGTGCGCATGACGGACCCCTCCACGATCGCGGCGACGATGCGGCGGCTGCGGGAACAGCCCCCGGGGGAACTGGCGGGAGCTCCGGTGGAGACGCGTGACCTGCTGCCCGAGGCGGACGTGCTGATCCTGCGCGACTCGGCGGACGAGGGAACGGGCAGACGGGTCGTGATCCGTCCTTCCGGGACGGAACCCAAGCTCAAGTGCTACTTGCAGACCATCGCCCCGGTGGTGGGGGCGGACGAGAGGGACGGGCTGACAGCCGCGCGGAGCGAAGCGCGGGAACTGCTGACCACGCTCACCTCGGAAGTTCGTTCGCTGCTCGAATCCTGA
- a CDS encoding purine-nucleoside phosphorylase — translation MTSSTTPEQPDPAAVASSAAATLAELTGVAGHDLAVVLGSGWQPAAEELGSPDSELDMSELPGFTAPGAVGHTGKVRSVRIGDKRVLVLLGRTHLYEGRGVDKVVHGVRTAVAAGCRTVVLTNAAGGLREDMSVGQPVLISDHLNMTARSPLVGARFVDLTDLYAARLREIATSIDPSLSEGVYACMPGPHFETPAEIRMLRTLGAELVGMSTVQEAIAARAGGAEVFGLSLVTNLAAGMTGEPLNHQEVLEAGRASASRMGKLLRSLAERA, via the coding sequence GTGACGTCTTCCACCACACCGGAGCAGCCCGACCCCGCGGCCGTGGCGAGCAGCGCGGCGGCCACCCTGGCCGAACTGACCGGAGTGGCCGGTCACGACCTCGCGGTGGTGCTCGGCTCAGGATGGCAGCCCGCAGCCGAGGAGCTGGGCTCACCCGACAGCGAACTCGACATGTCCGAACTACCCGGCTTCACCGCGCCGGGAGCGGTGGGCCACACCGGGAAGGTCCGCTCGGTGCGGATCGGCGACAAGCGGGTACTGGTGCTGCTGGGCAGAACCCACCTCTACGAGGGACGCGGGGTGGACAAGGTCGTGCACGGGGTGCGGACCGCCGTCGCGGCGGGTTGCCGCACGGTGGTGCTCACCAACGCCGCGGGCGGTCTGCGTGAGGACATGAGCGTCGGACAGCCGGTGCTCATCAGCGACCACCTGAACATGACCGCCCGCTCGCCGCTGGTGGGGGCCAGGTTCGTCGACCTCACCGATCTCTACGCGGCGAGGCTGCGCGAGATCGCGACCTCGATCGACCCCTCCCTGTCGGAGGGGGTGTACGCGTGCATGCCGGGGCCGCACTTCGAGACCCCGGCGGAGATCCGGATGCTGCGCACCCTCGGGGCCGAGCTGGTCGGGATGTCCACGGTGCAGGAGGCGATCGCGGCTCGTGCCGGTGGCGCCGAGGTGTTCGGACTGTCGCTGGTGACCAACCTGGCGGCCGGTATGACCGGGGAACCGCTGAACCACCAGGAAGTGCTGGAGGCGGGCAGAGCGTCCGCGAGCAGGATGGGCAAGCTGCTGCGTTCGCTGGCCGAGCGGGCCTGA
- a CDS encoding serine/threonine-protein kinase, producing the protein MPEAEPDESSAGRLIADRYRMRSRIGGGAMGSVWSGMDELLRRPVAIKAVRLPPGIPESEAAEIRERTLREARATAVVTHPNVVTLYDVAREGDEPFVVMELVPSHSLASLIADHGPLDDRQLAVVIEAVSSALETAHQAGVVHRDVKPGNILLAADGRIKLSDFGISRNVAEPTLTRSGIMLGTPAFIAPEVAAGDTVTAAADLWGLGAALYAAAEGVPPYDTDDNPVATINSVVNGPVPRTSREGPVGEVIAGLLVKDPQRRMSLREVRRHVQPLLPEPGVEPFAGLLPEETATVRTPLPDASDSEPVQPSGQSWSAEPGSRSGSDVGEPPGSWEHGEDSRHRGGARWDEDASGGLGAAREEAPGGPGSAPLAADPGPLPFTPSEPPPRRRRSPIRVLLLALSAVLVFVPAAGASFLGTRMLAGEPVIPSGIPGADTFSQREFVELRVHSGTIEHRGDGGGSGYYTMPVPSGWTRYQGYSSQAPTRNMTVRFVSPSGTTELAVQRFGGYYERGYTTEGYVAALREKQRSSNNTVEMRSRESLGPARPARSRDTELRYNVVTRPLDGTRDARGPLLRYVASRLMRRDGDLWVVRVTTESTMLQAQRLLGRTAGRFQTPD; encoded by the coding sequence GTGCCCGAGGCGGAACCGGACGAGAGCAGCGCCGGCCGGCTGATAGCCGACCGGTACCGAATGCGCAGCAGGATCGGCGGCGGCGCCATGGGTTCGGTGTGGTCCGGCATGGACGAACTGCTGCGCAGGCCGGTCGCCATCAAGGCGGTGCGACTCCCGCCGGGCATACCGGAGTCCGAGGCCGCGGAGATCCGCGAGCGCACGCTGCGGGAAGCGCGTGCCACGGCGGTCGTCACCCACCCCAACGTGGTCACGCTCTACGACGTCGCCCGCGAGGGCGACGAACCGTTCGTGGTCATGGAGCTGGTGCCCTCGCACAGCCTGGCGAGCCTCATCGCCGACCACGGTCCGCTGGACGACCGCCAGCTCGCCGTCGTGATCGAAGCGGTCTCCTCGGCGCTGGAGACGGCGCACCAGGCAGGTGTGGTGCACCGGGACGTGAAGCCGGGCAACATCCTGCTCGCCGCGGACGGGCGGATCAAGCTCAGCGACTTCGGCATCTCCCGCAACGTGGCCGAACCCACGCTCACCCGCAGCGGGATCATGCTGGGGACACCGGCGTTCATCGCTCCGGAGGTGGCGGCCGGGGACACCGTCACCGCCGCCGCGGACCTCTGGGGCCTGGGGGCGGCCCTGTACGCGGCCGCGGAGGGCGTGCCGCCGTACGACACCGACGACAACCCGGTGGCCACCATCAACTCGGTGGTCAACGGACCCGTCCCCCGGACGAGCAGGGAGGGTCCCGTCGGCGAGGTCATCGCCGGCCTGCTGGTCAAGGACCCGCAGCGGCGCATGTCGCTGCGGGAGGTGCGCAGGCACGTGCAGCCGCTGCTGCCGGAGCCGGGCGTCGAACCGTTCGCCGGTCTGCTGCCCGAGGAGACGGCCACGGTACGCACTCCGCTGCCGGACGCCTCCGACTCGGAACCGGTTCAGCCGTCCGGGCAGTCGTGGTCGGCGGAGCCCGGTTCGCGGTCCGGTTCGGACGTGGGAGAGCCCCCGGGCAGCTGGGAGCACGGCGAGGATTCCCGGCATCGCGGCGGAGCGCGGTGGGACGAGGACGCATCAGGCGGCCTCGGAGCCGCGCGGGAAGAGGCACCGGGCGGGCCGGGCTCGGCTCCACTTGCGGCCGATCCCGGACCGCTGCCGTTCACCCCCAGCGAGCCACCACCGCGACGGCGCCGCTCCCCGATCCGCGTGCTGTTGCTGGCGCTGTCCGCCGTGCTGGTGTTCGTCCCCGCGGCGGGGGCCTCCTTCCTCGGAACCCGGATGCTGGCGGGTGAACCGGTGATTCCCTCCGGGATACCAGGAGCCGACACGTTCTCGCAGCGGGAGTTCGTGGAACTGCGGGTGCACAGCGGGACCATCGAGCACCGGGGCGACGGTGGGGGCAGCGGTTACTACACGATGCCGGTCCCCAGCGGATGGACGCGGTACCAGGGGTACAGCAGCCAGGCACCGACCCGCAACATGACGGTGCGGTTCGTCTCCCCGTCGGGAACGACCGAGCTGGCGGTACAGCGGTTCGGGGGCTACTACGAGCGCGGCTACACCACCGAGGGGTACGTAGCGGCCCTCAGGGAGAAGCAACGCAGCTCGAACAACACGGTCGAGATGCGGAGCAGGGAAAGCCTCGGCCCCGCGCGGCCCGCTCGTTCGAGAGACACGGAGCTGCGGTACAACGTGGTCACCAGACCGCTCGACGGGACGAGGGATGCGCGTGGTCCGCTGCTGCGGTACGTGGCGTCTCGGCTCATGCGCCGCGACGGCGACCTGTGGGTCGTGCGGGTGACCACGGAATCCACCATGCTGCAGGCACAGCGGCTCCTGGGGCGAACCGCGGGGCGGTTCCAGACCCCGGACTGA
- the mbhE gene encoding hydrogen gas-evolving membrane-bound hydrogenase subunit E, which produces MLALVVSHLLVALVLSLVSMRHSRAIYPVAALPPAAALCWALAHADPVLAGSPPVTRVSWSATLGLEFAFRLDTLALVMTLLVSGIGVLVLLYSRWYFGTPGGDAKRSAPLLLAFAGVMLGLVLADDLLTLYVFWELTTICSFLLVGQSGVSRESRRASLQALLVTALGGLVMLLGFIVLGESSGTYRISELAADPPEGAAAAAATGLILVGAFTKSAQVPFHNWLPAAMVAPTPISAYLHAASMVKAGVFLIARLTPVLSEVSYLPVVTAVFGLVTMFLGGWRALREHDLKLLLAYGTVSQLGFLMVLAGSGSYTGELALAGMLLAHGAFKATLFLVIGIVDHQTGTRDIRELSGVGRRLPWVASVAVLAAMSMAGVPPTIGFVAKEAAFEAYLGTGAAVVAEAGIVAGSVLTVAYTARLLFGCFASKRGAVPTEAHPAPVGMLLPPAVTALVCLVLGVAYPLTDELAATYAERAVGHSGEYHLALWHGFNPPLVLSAVTLLAGLTLAVHNARLNLLRSRLPKPLDAQRGYERIMGSLERLAVGVTGRVQVGSLPTYLGIILLAVLVVPGSVLLVRVTPIEQLRWWDNVLQLPLALVILVAAAGVVRATRRITAVLLVGVIGYGIGGMFIVGGGPDLALTQFLVETLTLIAFVLVLRRLPARFTETPSARRVRLPKVLISLAGGVFVGFAALIFSSARDTPSRVSAEYLEHAEEGTSATNVVNAIIVDFRAFDTVGELSVLAVTATGVASLVLSARSARRRKHARSDWQKLSATPRSTAGEHGERGRA; this is translated from the coding sequence GTGCTCGCGCTGGTGGTCTCGCACCTGCTGGTGGCGCTCGTGCTGTCGCTGGTCTCGATGCGCCACAGCCGTGCGATCTACCCGGTGGCGGCACTGCCGCCCGCCGCCGCGCTGTGCTGGGCACTGGCGCACGCCGACCCGGTGCTGGCCGGATCGCCGCCGGTAACCCGGGTGAGCTGGTCGGCGACGCTGGGGCTGGAGTTCGCGTTCCGGCTGGACACCCTGGCGTTGGTCATGACGCTGCTGGTGTCGGGGATCGGAGTGCTGGTGCTGCTGTACTCCAGGTGGTACTTCGGCACCCCGGGCGGTGACGCGAAGCGTTCCGCGCCCCTGCTGCTGGCCTTCGCGGGCGTCATGCTCGGGCTGGTACTGGCCGACGACCTGCTCACCCTCTACGTCTTCTGGGAACTGACCACGATCTGCTCGTTCCTGCTCGTCGGCCAGTCCGGGGTCAGCCGGGAGTCCCGCCGCGCCTCACTGCAGGCACTGCTGGTCACCGCCCTCGGCGGGCTGGTGATGCTGCTCGGCTTCATCGTGCTCGGCGAGTCGAGCGGCACCTACCGGATCTCCGAACTGGCCGCCGACCCGCCCGAGGGGGCGGCTGCCGCCGCGGCCACCGGCCTGATCCTGGTGGGGGCGTTCACCAAGTCCGCGCAGGTGCCGTTCCACAACTGGTTGCCCGCCGCGATGGTGGCCCCCACGCCGATCAGCGCCTACCTGCACGCGGCCTCCATGGTCAAGGCGGGGGTCTTCCTGATCGCCAGGCTCACGCCGGTGCTGTCCGAAGTGTCCTACCTGCCCGTGGTCACGGCGGTGTTCGGACTGGTCACCATGTTCCTCGGTGGTTGGCGCGCGCTGCGGGAGCACGACCTCAAACTGCTGCTCGCCTACGGCACGGTCAGCCAGCTGGGGTTCCTGATGGTGCTGGCCGGTTCCGGCAGCTACACCGGAGAACTGGCACTGGCGGGCATGCTGCTGGCGCACGGTGCGTTCAAGGCCACCCTGTTCCTGGTCATCGGCATCGTCGACCACCAGACCGGCACCAGGGACATCCGCGAGCTGTCCGGTGTCGGTCGCCGGTTGCCCTGGGTGGCCTCGGTGGCGGTGCTCGCGGCTATGTCCATGGCCGGGGTGCCGCCGACGATCGGTTTCGTGGCGAAGGAGGCCGCGTTCGAGGCCTACCTGGGCACCGGGGCGGCCGTCGTTGCCGAGGCCGGGATCGTAGCGGGATCCGTGCTGACCGTGGCCTACACGGCTCGGCTGCTGTTCGGCTGCTTCGCCTCCAAACGCGGCGCGGTGCCCACCGAGGCCCACCCCGCGCCCGTGGGGATGCTGCTTCCTCCCGCCGTCACCGCCCTGGTGTGCCTGGTGCTCGGCGTGGCCTACCCGTTGACCGACGAACTCGCCGCTACCTACGCCGAACGCGCCGTGGGGCACTCCGGGGAGTATCACTTGGCGCTGTGGCACGGTTTCAACCCGCCGCTGGTGCTCTCGGCGGTCACACTGCTCGCCGGTCTGACGCTGGCCGTCCACAACGCGAGGTTGAACCTGCTCCGCTCCCGGCTGCCGAAGCCGCTGGACGCCCAGCGCGGTTACGAGCGGATCATGGGATCGCTGGAACGGTTGGCCGTCGGGGTGACCGGTCGGGTGCAGGTCGGTTCGCTGCCCACCTACCTCGGGATCATCCTGCTCGCGGTGCTCGTGGTCCCCGGGTCGGTGCTGCTGGTGCGGGTGACCCCCATCGAACAGCTGCGCTGGTGGGACAATGTGCTGCAGCTGCCGCTGGCCCTGGTGATCCTGGTCGCGGCGGCTGGCGTGGTCCGCGCGACGCGGCGCATCACCGCCGTGCTGCTGGTGGGGGTGATCGGTTACGGCATCGGTGGGATGTTCATCGTCGGGGGCGGACCGGACCTCGCCCTGACTCAGTTCCTGGTGGAGACGCTGACGCTGATCGCGTTCGTGCTGGTGCTGCGCCGATTGCCCGCTCGGTTCACCGAGACTCCCTCCGCCCGGCGCGTTCGGTTGCCGAAAGTGCTGATCTCGCTGGCGGGCGGGGTGTTCGTCGGTTTCGCCGCGCTGATCTTCAGCTCGGCGCGCGACACTCCTTCGCGGGTGAGCGCGGAGTACCTGGAACACGCCGAGGAGGGCACCTCCGCCACCAACGTGGTCAACGCGATCATCGTCGACTTCCGCGCCTTCGACACCGTGGGCGAACTGTCGGTGCTGGCCGTGACGGCCACCGGCGTGGCGAGCCTGGTGCTCAGCGCCCGGTCCGCGCGCCGCAGGAAACACGCCAGGTCCGACTGGCAGAAGTTGTCCGCCACTCCCCGGTCGACCGCCGGGGAACACGGTGAGAGGGGGCGTGCATGA
- a CDS encoding MnhB domain-containing protein — protein MTGSEPPERWPNIGERTWFHSDAPAERWLLSGYSRDSRERTILLELIARVLFPTVLVFSLYLLFAGHYRSGGGFSGGLVAGQAFVLRYLAGGRLDDSSTVSMRPPVLIGTGLTIAVITALVPVLFGGVVLESASFAFAVPVLGEIKVVSSLFLDVGVYLLIIGVVLDLLRTLGSGIEADADIAEPEGRRR, from the coding sequence ATGACCGGGTCCGAACCGCCCGAGAGGTGGCCGAACATCGGTGAGCGAACCTGGTTCCACTCGGACGCCCCGGCCGAGCGCTGGCTGCTCTCCGGCTACAGCCGGGACTCCAGGGAACGGACCATCCTGCTGGAACTGATAGCCCGCGTGTTGTTCCCGACGGTGCTCGTCTTCTCGCTGTACCTGCTGTTCGCGGGCCACTACCGCTCGGGAGGCGGTTTCAGCGGCGGCCTGGTGGCGGGGCAGGCCTTCGTGCTGCGCTACCTGGCGGGCGGCAGGCTGGACGACAGCTCGACGGTGTCGATGCGCCCGCCAGTCCTGATCGGAACGGGACTGACGATCGCGGTGATCACCGCTCTGGTGCCGGTGCTGTTCGGCGGGGTGGTGCTGGAGAGCGCGAGCTTCGCCTTCGCCGTCCCGGTACTGGGCGAGATCAAGGTCGTCAGCAGCCTGTTCCTCGACGTCGGCGTCTACTTGCTGATCATCGGAGTGGTGCTCGACCTGCTGCGGACGCTGGGATCGGGGATCGAGGCCGATGCCGATATCGCCGAACCGGAGGGGAGACGGCGATGA
- a CDS encoding Na(+)/H(+) antiporter subunit C, whose amino-acid sequence MNTVNLTMAVVLGGLYATGFYLLLQRSLMRVLLGIVILGHGANLLLQLAGGSQAGRPPMLGDVPIGQMADPLPQAMALTAIVITFALTTFLLALAYRAWQLLGHDEVQDDVEDRRIRRLEAELAHADEETEQERDSEATR is encoded by the coding sequence ATGAACACCGTGAACCTGACGATGGCCGTCGTGCTCGGCGGGCTCTACGCGACGGGCTTCTACCTGCTGTTGCAGCGTTCGCTGATGCGCGTGCTGCTGGGCATCGTGATCCTGGGGCACGGTGCCAACCTGTTGCTGCAACTGGCTGGAGGCAGCCAGGCCGGACGACCGCCGATGCTGGGCGACGTCCCGATCGGACAGATGGCCGACCCGCTGCCCCAGGCCATGGCGCTGACCGCCATCGTCATCACCTTCGCGCTCACCACCTTCCTGCTCGCGCTGGCCTACCGGGCCTGGCAGCTGCTGGGGCACGACGAGGTGCAGGACGACGTGGAGGACCGCAGGATCAGGCGGTTGGAGGCCGAACTGGCCCACGCGGACGAGGAGACCGAGCAGGAGCGGGATTCGGAGGCCACCCGGTGA